Proteins co-encoded in one Waddlia chondrophila WSU 86-1044 genomic window:
- the fmt gene encoding methionyl-tRNA formyltransferase — protein sequence MKVIFFGTPHFSASVLRYLLEHGIKIVSVVTRPDKPKGRSNKLISTPVKEVAIEHGLPVYQPEKASSSEFANVLPPYEADLFVVVAYGEIVKEHILGMPRLGCINLHTSLLPKYRGAAPIQRAIMNGEKETGVSIMYMVKKMDAGDIIQTQSLVIDENETFGELEERLCQKGAEMLLQTIRKFENGPVEGMPQNDDEATFAPKVELEDCEIDWTMPARRIHDLVRGSQPYPGAWCWVDVKGEKKRMKLIKSVLGASVNSVPRKIIAVNEEGVEIGCGEGSVKIQKLQLEGKKAMAPVELFRGTEVVF from the coding sequence ATGAAAGTCATTTTTTTTGGAACACCGCATTTTTCTGCCAGTGTCTTGCGATATTTATTGGAACACGGAATAAAAATTGTTTCCGTTGTCACCCGTCCGGATAAGCCCAAAGGGCGATCGAACAAGTTAATTTCCACTCCAGTTAAAGAGGTTGCTATTGAACATGGTCTTCCTGTGTATCAACCTGAAAAAGCCTCCTCTTCTGAGTTTGCAAACGTCTTACCTCCTTATGAAGCAGACTTATTTGTCGTGGTTGCTTATGGAGAAATTGTGAAGGAGCATATTCTTGGCATGCCCAGGCTTGGGTGCATCAATCTGCATACAAGTCTGCTCCCTAAATATCGAGGAGCCGCACCAATTCAACGCGCCATCATGAATGGTGAAAAGGAAACAGGTGTTTCGATTATGTACATGGTCAAGAAAATGGACGCAGGCGATATTATTCAAACCCAATCTTTAGTCATTGATGAAAATGAAACTTTTGGAGAGCTCGAGGAACGCTTATGCCAAAAAGGGGCGGAGATGCTACTGCAAACGATCCGAAAGTTTGAAAATGGACCTGTTGAAGGAATGCCCCAAAACGATGATGAGGCCACATTCGCTCCAAAAGTGGAATTGGAAGATTGCGAAATCGACTGGACAATGCCAGCAAGAAGAATTCATGACTTGGTGCGTGGATCTCAACCCTATCCAGGAGCTTGGTGCTGGGTCGATGTAAAAGGAGAGAAGAAACGGATGAAGCTGATCAAAAGCGTTCTTGGCGCATCTGTTAATTCTGTTCCTCGCAAGATCATAGCTGTCAATGAAGAGGGGGTAGAAATTGGATGTGGAGAAGGTTCCGTCAAGATTCAGAAGCTGCAGCTTGAAGGGAAAAAAGCGATGGCTCCTGTCGAGCTTTTCCGGGGAACAGAGGTTGTATTCTAA